A stretch of bacterium DNA encodes these proteins:
- the mazF gene encoding endoribonuclease MazF — MAAYCPKRGDVVWLSFTPQAGHEQAGHRPALVLSPESYNRKVGLALFCPITSQVKGYPFEVRVPQGCQVSGVVLADQVKSLDWKSRRATFCCKLPAEAVHDVLNKLGTLTDE; from the coding sequence GCGACGTCGTCTGGCTTTCTTTCACTCCGCAGGCTGGTCATGAGCAGGCGGGCCACCGGCCCGCGTTGGTTCTTTCCCCAGAGTCCTACAATCGTAAGGTGGGCCTTGCCTTGTTCTGCCCGATAACCAGCCAAGTTAAGGGGTATCCGTTTGAGGTTCGCGTACCACAGGGATGCCAGGTTTCAGGTGTTGTCTTGGCTGATCAAGTTAAAAGCTTGGATTGGAAGTCTCGACGGGCAACCTTTTGCTGTAAACTTCCGGCGGAGGCTGTTCACGATGTCCTCAATAAGCTTGGCACATTGACTGATGAATGA
- a CDS encoding LacI family DNA-binding transcriptional regulator — protein MAEALGLSKTTVSLVMNGRAESVGISRATRQRVVDMAREMAYLPNPAALAMATGYLAAITAEPTPPVMPPSASEPPHQAPEPKTPVSIPLVPPLASTTKNPATQTPPAEPPVSVHVVEVPAEERPVPEPEAEPEPVPPVEPVTPDPVPESSVIEDPPPPASTTNTPTTQQPPAEPPVSIPAVEVPAEERPVPEPEAEPEPVVPVEPVTPDPDLEPPPVSTPTDPATQPPPAEPQVSVPAVGVPAEERP, from the coding sequence GTGGCCGAGGCACTCGGCCTCTCAAAGACGACCGTTTCCCTAGTCATGAATGGGCGGGCGGAGAGCGTCGGGATCAGTCGGGCTACCCGTCAGAGAGTGGTGGACATGGCGCGGGAGATGGCCTACCTCCCGAATCCTGCCGCCCTCGCAATGGCGACTGGCTACCTGGCCGCCATCACGGCAGAACCAACACCGCCAGTGATGCCGCCTTCGGCCTCTGAACCGCCGCATCAAGCGCCAGAGCCAAAGACGCCAGTATCTATTCCCCTCGTCCCGCCTCTGGCCTCAACAACTAAAAACCCAGCAACTCAGACACCGCCGGCCGAGCCACCGGTGTCTGTCCATGTCGTCGAGGTGCCAGCAGAAGAAAGGCCGGTGCCCGAGCCCGAGGCCGAACCGGAACCCGTGCCACCAGTGGAGCCGGTGACACCGGACCCAGTCCCAGAGTCGTCTGTGATCGAGGACCCACCGCCTCCGGCCTCAACAACCAACACCCCAACAACTCAACAACCGCCCGCTGAGCCGCCGGTGTCTATCCCTGCCGTCGAGGTGCCAGCTGAAGAAAGGCCGGTACCAGAGCCTGAGGCCGAACCGGAACCCGTCGTCCCCGTGGAGCCGGTGACACCGGACCCGGATCTTGAGCCGCCTCCGGTCTCAACACCTACCGACCCAGCAACCCAACCACCGCCTGCCGAGCCGCAGGTGTCTGTCCCTGCCGTCGGTGTGCCAGCAGAAGAAAGGCCGG